One genomic window of Centroberyx gerrardi isolate f3 chromosome 15, fCenGer3.hap1.cur.20231027, whole genome shotgun sequence includes the following:
- the pcbd1 gene encoding pterin-4-alpha-carbinolamine dehydratase gives MAGKIQGLTEEERAHLLPLLRNAQWVEVGGRDAIYKEFVFKDFNQAFGFMSRVALQAEKMDHHPEWFNVYNKVQITLSTHDCGGLSQRDITLATFIDQASLL, from the exons ATG GCCGGTAAGATCCAGGGTCTGACTGAGGAGGAGCGGGCCCACCTGCTGCCCCTGCTGCGCAACGCCcagtgggtggaggtggggggaaGGGACGCCATTTACAAAGAGTTTGTTTTCAAAGACTTCAATCAG gCTTTTGGCTTCATGTCCAGAGTGGCTCTACAAGCAGAGAAGATGGACCATCATCCTGAGTGGTTCAATGTCTACAATAAG GTCCAGATCACGCTCAGCACACATGACTGTGGCGGGCTGTCCCAGCGTGACATCACTTTGGCCACATTCATTGACCAAGCCTCACTGCTGTGA
- the sgpl1 gene encoding sphingosine-1-phosphate lyase 1 isoform X1: MVLSSDSALEVYKEMLLLYLEEGRQQANSLCADLEPWQIIGATFFTTLGAVWVKGLLFQQESLTSRIKKQCFRLIRKIPFVGVAIQTQLNKALDDMSASLCTLKEGMSYTKQLPSQGLDQSQVLDRIREYETLNEVQWEKGWVSGAVYWGDETLTKLLVKVYGDFAWSNPLHPDIFPGVRKMEAEVVRMACTLFHGGPNSCGTVTSGGTESILMACKAYRDMAYERGVKHPEILAPVSVHAAFDKAAHYFGMKLVHIPLDKKTMKVDVKAMKRAINKNTAMLVCSAPQFPHGIIDTVEEVAKLAVRYNLPLHVDACLGGFLIVFMAKAGYPLAPFDFGVKGVTSISADTHKYGYAPKGSSVILYSDKKYRHYQYFVAPDWQGGIYASPSVAGSRPGGIIAACWATMMHMGENGYVDATKKIISTARKIKTEIRKMNGVFVFGDPEVSVVAMGSDVFDIFRLSNALTSKGWNLNTLQYPSSIHICCTVLHTQPGVADQFIRDVKEQVAIIMKNPKEKTTGMGAIYGMAQSIPDRSMVTEISRGFLDCLYSTEVPKTQTSHMNGNGKAH; encoded by the exons ATGGTGTTGTCTTCTGAT AGTGCCTTGGAGGTGTATAAGgagatgctgctgctgtacCTGGAGGAGGGCCGGCAGCAGGCCAACTCCCTCTGCGCTGACCTGGAGCCCTGGCAGATCATCGGGGCGACGTTCTTCACCACCCTGGGAGCAGTCTGGGTCAAAGGCCTCCTCTTCCAGCAAGAGA GTCTCACATCCAGAATCAAGAAGCAGTGCTTTCGACTCATCCGAAAAATACCCTTTGTTGGCGTGGCA ATTCAGACGCAGCTGAACAAGGCCTTGGATGACATGTCTGCCAGCCTGTGCACACTGAAGGAGGGCATGAGCTACACCAAACAGCTGCCTTCACAAGGCCTCGACCAGAGCCAAGTGCTAGACAGGATCAGAGAGTATGAGACTCTGA ATGAAGTGCAGTGGGAGAAAGGATGGGTTTCGGGCGCAGTGTACTGGGGCGATGAAACTCTTACCAAACTCTTGGTGAAG GTATATGGTGATTTTGCATGGAGCAACCCGCTTCACCCAGACATCTTCCCTGGTGTAAGAAAGATGGAAGCAGAGGTTGTCAGAATGGCTTGCACACTTTTCCACGGCGGGCCCAACTCCTGCGGCACT GTTACTTCAGGGGGAACGGAGAGCATACTGATGGCCTGCAAGGCATACAGAGACATGGCTTATGAACGCGGTGTCAAACACCCGGAAAT TCTTGCACCAGTGAGCGTCCACGCAGCCTTTGACAAAGCAGCGCACTACTTCGGGATGAAACTCGTTCACATACCACTCGACAAGAAAACTATGAAAGTAGATGTGAAG GCTATGAAGAGAGCCATCAACAAGAACACAGCCATGCTGGTATGCTCAGCGCCCCAGTTTCCTCATGGAATCATAGATACCGTTGAGGAAGTAGCCAAG CTGGCTGTGCGCTACAACCTCCCTCTGCATGTGGATGCCTGTCTAGGAGGCTTTCTCATAGTCTTCATGGCCAAGGCTGGCTACCCACTGGCCCCGTTCGACTTCGGGGTAAAGGGTGTCACCAGCATATCTGCAGACACCCACAAG TATGGCTACGCCCCCAAAGGCTCCTCAGTGATCCTGTACAGTGATAAAAAGTACCGTCACTACCAGTACTTCGTAGCTCCAGACTGGCAGGGGGGGATCTACGCCTCGCCCTCCGTGGCGGGCTCCAGGCCGGGGGGGATCATCGCCGCCTGCTGGGCAACGATGATGCACATGGGAGAAAACGGATACGTAGACGCCACCAAGAAGATCATCAGTACAGCGCGCAAAATCAAAACAGA AATCCGCAAGATGaacggtgtgtttgtgtttggggaTCCAGAGGTGTCTGTGGTGGCAATGGGCTCAGATGTCTTTGATATCTTCCGTCTGTCTAATGCTCTGACGTCAAAGGGCTGGAACCTGAACACACTTCAGTACCCATCCAG catCCACATTTGTTGCACAGTCCTGCACACCCAGCCGGGCGTTGCTGATCAGTTTATCCGTGATGTCAAAGAGCAGGTTGCCATCATCATGAAGAACCCCAAGGAGAAAACCACAGGAATG GGAGCGATCTACGGCATGGCCCAGTCCATCCCGGACCGGTCCATGGTGACGGAGATCTCCCGGGGATTCCTGGACTGTCTCTACAGCACCGAGGTGCCCAAGACTCAGACCAGCCACATGAACGGCAACGGCAAAGCCCACTGA
- the sgpl1 gene encoding sphingosine-1-phosphate lyase 1 isoform X2 gives MDYWSALEVYKEMLLLYLEEGRQQANSLCADLEPWQIIGATFFTTLGAVWVKGLLFQQESLTSRIKKQCFRLIRKIPFVGVAIQTQLNKALDDMSASLCTLKEGMSYTKQLPSQGLDQSQVLDRIREYETLNEVQWEKGWVSGAVYWGDETLTKLLVKVYGDFAWSNPLHPDIFPGVRKMEAEVVRMACTLFHGGPNSCGTVTSGGTESILMACKAYRDMAYERGVKHPEILAPVSVHAAFDKAAHYFGMKLVHIPLDKKTMKVDVKAMKRAINKNTAMLVCSAPQFPHGIIDTVEEVAKLAVRYNLPLHVDACLGGFLIVFMAKAGYPLAPFDFGVKGVTSISADTHKYGYAPKGSSVILYSDKKYRHYQYFVAPDWQGGIYASPSVAGSRPGGIIAACWATMMHMGENGYVDATKKIISTARKIKTEIRKMNGVFVFGDPEVSVVAMGSDVFDIFRLSNALTSKGWNLNTLQYPSSIHICCTVLHTQPGVADQFIRDVKEQVAIIMKNPKEKTTGMGAIYGMAQSIPDRSMVTEISRGFLDCLYSTEVPKTQTSHMNGNGKAH, from the exons ATGGACTACTGG AGTGCCTTGGAGGTGTATAAGgagatgctgctgctgtacCTGGAGGAGGGCCGGCAGCAGGCCAACTCCCTCTGCGCTGACCTGGAGCCCTGGCAGATCATCGGGGCGACGTTCTTCACCACCCTGGGAGCAGTCTGGGTCAAAGGCCTCCTCTTCCAGCAAGAGA GTCTCACATCCAGAATCAAGAAGCAGTGCTTTCGACTCATCCGAAAAATACCCTTTGTTGGCGTGGCA ATTCAGACGCAGCTGAACAAGGCCTTGGATGACATGTCTGCCAGCCTGTGCACACTGAAGGAGGGCATGAGCTACACCAAACAGCTGCCTTCACAAGGCCTCGACCAGAGCCAAGTGCTAGACAGGATCAGAGAGTATGAGACTCTGA ATGAAGTGCAGTGGGAGAAAGGATGGGTTTCGGGCGCAGTGTACTGGGGCGATGAAACTCTTACCAAACTCTTGGTGAAG GTATATGGTGATTTTGCATGGAGCAACCCGCTTCACCCAGACATCTTCCCTGGTGTAAGAAAGATGGAAGCAGAGGTTGTCAGAATGGCTTGCACACTTTTCCACGGCGGGCCCAACTCCTGCGGCACT GTTACTTCAGGGGGAACGGAGAGCATACTGATGGCCTGCAAGGCATACAGAGACATGGCTTATGAACGCGGTGTCAAACACCCGGAAAT TCTTGCACCAGTGAGCGTCCACGCAGCCTTTGACAAAGCAGCGCACTACTTCGGGATGAAACTCGTTCACATACCACTCGACAAGAAAACTATGAAAGTAGATGTGAAG GCTATGAAGAGAGCCATCAACAAGAACACAGCCATGCTGGTATGCTCAGCGCCCCAGTTTCCTCATGGAATCATAGATACCGTTGAGGAAGTAGCCAAG CTGGCTGTGCGCTACAACCTCCCTCTGCATGTGGATGCCTGTCTAGGAGGCTTTCTCATAGTCTTCATGGCCAAGGCTGGCTACCCACTGGCCCCGTTCGACTTCGGGGTAAAGGGTGTCACCAGCATATCTGCAGACACCCACAAG TATGGCTACGCCCCCAAAGGCTCCTCAGTGATCCTGTACAGTGATAAAAAGTACCGTCACTACCAGTACTTCGTAGCTCCAGACTGGCAGGGGGGGATCTACGCCTCGCCCTCCGTGGCGGGCTCCAGGCCGGGGGGGATCATCGCCGCCTGCTGGGCAACGATGATGCACATGGGAGAAAACGGATACGTAGACGCCACCAAGAAGATCATCAGTACAGCGCGCAAAATCAAAACAGA AATCCGCAAGATGaacggtgtgtttgtgtttggggaTCCAGAGGTGTCTGTGGTGGCAATGGGCTCAGATGTCTTTGATATCTTCCGTCTGTCTAATGCTCTGACGTCAAAGGGCTGGAACCTGAACACACTTCAGTACCCATCCAG catCCACATTTGTTGCACAGTCCTGCACACCCAGCCGGGCGTTGCTGATCAGTTTATCCGTGATGTCAAAGAGCAGGTTGCCATCATCATGAAGAACCCCAAGGAGAAAACCACAGGAATG GGAGCGATCTACGGCATGGCCCAGTCCATCCCGGACCGGTCCATGGTGACGGAGATCTCCCGGGGATTCCTGGACTGTCTCTACAGCACCGAGGTGCCCAAGACTCAGACCAGCCACATGAACGGCAACGGCAAAGCCCACTGA